CTTTACCAGAAACAATTTCTTTATTTTCAAAAGCTTCGCGTACTGTATTCCAGGCAGTAATAGCTTGAGCACGCTTTAGAGATAATACAGGATTACCATTATCGTCGCTAACTCGTACTACATATACCTCTACATCATCACCTTCTTTAACTACATCAGCTGGAGTTAGAGATGTGTCGTTTGTTAGTTCGCGAAGTTTAATAATTCCTTCTGATTTGTAACCAATATCAACTAACACTTCATCATCATTAACTTTAACAACTTTACCAGTTACAACACTATTACGTTTAATAGGTGCAACATCGTTGCTTAGAATTTCTTCCATGTTAGATGGTTGTGCAGCTTCCTGCTCAACTTCTGATACTTTTTCTTCTACTACGTCGTTCTCGGCAACTTCTTTATTCTCAACAACAGCTGCTTCAGCAGTTTCCATTGTCTCCTCAGTTACCATAGCTTCTTTTTCGAGATTCTTCTCCATTCGCACAATGACCTCCTTGATAACCCATTCCGGCGTTGATGCTCCCGCAGTAACACCTATAATAAGATCCTTACTTTTAAACCAGCTTGAATCAATATCATTAGCATTAGCTATATGATAAGCACTTACACCAGTTTGGCTACACAGCTCGTATAATCTTCTGGTGTTAGAACTGTGATATCCACCCACAATTAGCATTATATCAACTTGACGAGCCAAGTCAACACTTGCACGCTGTCTAATTGCTGTTGCAGGGCAAATAGTTTGAAAAATATTTAGTTTAGCGTGCTTTTTTTTGATTTTAGATGTAAATTTTGTCCATTTAAGGTTATTTGAAGTAGTTTGAGCAACTACATACAAAAACTCATTCGAGCCTAAAATATCTGCTAAATCATTTACATCTTTAGTAACAATACACTTGCTACCTGCTCTACTAACAATGCCTTTTACTTCAGGATGTTTAAAATCACCATAAATAATTAATAGAGCATTTTTCTGTACAGCTTCTTCAGCAATTTTATGAATTCTTTTAACATGAGGGCATGTAGCATCAAAAATGTCACAGTTGTCACCTATCATGTTCTTAATTTTATCAATTGGAGCGCCATGTGCTTTGATAAGGATTTTGCCATTACTAACTTTAGCTTTACCATCCCACAATGCTAAACCTTTAGACATTAAATCACTCATAACATCCTCGTTATGAACTAAAGCACCATCTACTGTTACATTACCAGAATCCAATATGCTTTCTGCTAACTTTATAGCTTCTCTAACTCCCATACAAAATCCTGCATGTTTCGCTAATATTATTTTACCCATTTTAACACCTAGTTTAAGCGACTTGCTATTACCTTCATAATATTTTGAGTTAAATCGTTTAATTTTTCTTTAGCAATCTTTTTCTCTGACTCAACTTTTATTAAATCATGAAAGGTAATATCAACCTCACTTCTAAACTTATGTTCACTTATATTGATAGTAACCGGAAGTACTGAGCTACCTGTTTTGAGTGCAACATAAGCTGCACCATTATGTGCTTCTCCAACACCCTCTTTATTGCGAGTGCCCTCTGGGAATATGCCAATTACACCATCGTTATTAAGGGTATCAATCATAAACTTAATAGCTTTGCGGTCTGCTGTTCCCCTTTTAACTGGAAATGCACCAGCTTTTAGAAATAATGCTTTTAGCAATGGATTTTTAAAAAGCTCCTCTTTTGCTAAGTATTTTACATGGCGTGGCACTACCGAAGATAACCAAAATGGGTCTATCCAACAAGTATGATTACCACTTATCACAAGTTTACCTTGGGGAAACGGTTTTGGTAAATTATGAACATTTATTTTATTGTATAGATGTAAAAAAGGCCGAGACACAAACACTCCTAATTTATATACCATATTAGTTCTCCATTTCTACCTTAACAGCTTTAAGAATTTGTTCAACAACTTCATTAATACTCATGTTAGAAGAGTCTATAATTTGAGCGTTTTTAGGTATAGTTAGAGGTGATATCTCTCGTTCACTATCTATTTTATCTCTCTTTTCAATATCTCTTTTTATTTCCTCTATAGGAACAGTTAAACCTTGCTTTTGTAATTGATTAAACCTTCTTAAGGCTCTAGTATCTACACTTGCTGTTAAATATATTTTGATATTTGCGTTTGGTAAAACTGTACTACCAGCATCTCTACCTTCCATTACAGAGCCATTTGGACTGTTATTAGCTATTTTTCTTTGCAGATTTACCATAGCATTGCGCACTGACTCATGGGTTGATACCTCGGATACACTGCCACTTACAGCTAAATCCCTAATAAATGGTGTTATGTATAGACCATTAATATAATAATGTATACTACTGTTTATAAACCTTGGCTCTAATTGAGTTGCAAGTTTTAAGAGTCTATAACTATCATTAACATCAACCTCATATAGTATAGCTGCACAGGTTACTGAGCGATACATAGCCCCAGTATCAATTAATGTATAGTTTAGTTTATTAGCAACAAGTTTAGCTATTGTACTTTTACCAGCCCCTGCAGGGCCATCAATAGTAATAGCAAGCTTTCTCACATTCTCACTCCCGTTTAGCGATTAATAGTCTGTTTATCAACGAAATAACAGAATATTATTCAACTAATTCTCTCACAAAATTATTTTATTTTATAGTTCTATTCATTTATGTTTACTATAGGTTAAAATTAACATTCTTATTCACTAAAAAGATCTGGTCGTAGCGTTTTAGCCTCTCCTAAATATACATAGTTAGGTATAAAATCATTTTGTTTGTTAACATGAACCATTACTCGTATACATTTAGGTAAGGATCCTACCACATTCATTTCATGGGCACACATTAAAGCCACATTTGTAATCCCCAACTCTCGTACTGCCCGTGCTGGAAAAGCTGCGTTTAGATCTCTAGTAGTAGTAAAAAACATGCTAATTAAGTCTTCATTATTAATGCCATTTGTATTGATTAACTCTGTAATCATCTCTTTTGTGGCAATTAAAATAGCTTGCTCACTATTAGCTACCGCAGTAGTTGCCCCACGTATGGCAAATGTTTTCATCTCTCTCACCCCAAACAACTTAATTATAATATTAATATTGAATAGGCTCAAGCATAAGTTTTATGTATTCGGAAGTTACTAAAGTAACTATGGTAAAAGAATCTCCTTGAAGCATCGTGAGCTTAGGACTAATCTATCTTTAATCCCGCGCCAGCCCAAACTCAATGCCAACAGGCATTGCCACACCGTAGTTGACTTGTCAACTACCCACCCCGCGAAGTCCACAGGACGAGCCCACTCCAGTTTCATGCCAGAATAAAGGTATAATAATATCACCACTCATCAAACTGGTCGAAATAGATACTTTTATACGATACTTAAAACTATCTTTAATCCCGCGCCAGCCCAAACCCAATGCCAACAGGCATTGCCACACCGTAGTTGACTTGTCAACTACCCACCCCGCGAAGTCCACAGGACGAGCCCACTCCAGTAATTTTAATTACTAAATCATCACTTACTCTCCAACCGAATAATATTTTCCTCATTGCCATTAGTAGCATTAATATAAATTAAATAATTTTCACCAGCTAAAGATACTGCCGCCTCATATGTTAGCACCTCAAGTCCCTGCTGGTTAAAAATAATTGCCTTACGTACATTATTTATTACAGAGTTTTTAGGCAGATAATCATATACCTGTTGTTGAGTTAATATATCGTCTGTTATATTTCTCTCATGATGAAATTTAATGTATTCTGTAAAATCAATACCAGCTATTATACCACTGTTAAGATTCACATTAAATCTAACAATTTCAGGGTATAAAAGTATATCGTCTTTTAATCCTGCTAACATTATCATCATGGCATTTTCATTAGCATTATGACCGACTACAGCAGTTGAACCAAACTCTATTTTTGTTAAATACTGCTTAACAAGTGCTATTGACTCTTCATCATTTATAGGACGACCTTTTAAAATGCTATCACCCATTAACCAAACAAGCCTACCCTCTGCTCTTGTTACAGCACAGGTATATTGATTAACACCATTATTAAAGAAAACTACATAACATGGAATATCTCCTTCACTAATTGTTACTTGAATCGGCTCTCCTACCTCTAAATTTAGCTTTCTAAGATACTCTGCTGCCTTCTGCTTAGCTTTAGTCTCATCAATAACACCGTTGCTCACGTAGTATATTTTGGGCTCCTTAACATGGGGCATTATCCCTGCCTGCGTTTCACTATAGGCTTTAACATCTTTATCTACCAAATGTAGTCCATCAATTACTGTATTATCCGCTACTTCGTTTTTATTGTACATTAATTCAATATCTACCCAGCTTAAATTGTTTTCTATAATATTGCTTTGTACACTCTGCAGATTTTTTAGAATGTCACTAGTGCACTTTTTTAAGTCAACTAACGTTTTCCATTCAGCATCCGAGAGGCTGTTTTCTTGCTCAAGGTTTTTGGTGTTAACCTGCCAAGCAAAATCCCCTATTTTTTGAAGCGTTGTTTCAGTACTAATTAAATCAACCAGTATTAAAGGCAGTTTGCCTAACTCCTCCTGAGAAGTATATACTTGCCTAGTTAAGGTAGACATTATCTCTTGTTGGTTTATTAAATCTTTGGCAACAAGACTTTTGGCTAAGTTATCTTCAATGGTTTTTATATGG
This Clostridium sp. 'deep sea' DNA region includes the following protein-coding sequences:
- a CDS encoding bifunctional 4-hydroxy-3-methylbut-2-enyl diphosphate reductase/30S ribosomal protein S1, with amino-acid sequence MGKIILAKHAGFCMGVREAIKLAESILDSGNVTVDGALVHNEDVMSDLMSKGLALWDGKAKVSNGKILIKAHGAPIDKIKNMIGDNCDIFDATCPHVKRIHKIAEEAVQKNALLIIYGDFKHPEVKGIVSRAGSKCIVTKDVNDLADILGSNEFLYVVAQTTSNNLKWTKFTSKIKKKHAKLNIFQTICPATAIRQRASVDLARQVDIMLIVGGYHSSNTRRLYELCSQTGVSAYHIANANDIDSSWFKSKDLIIGVTAGASTPEWVIKEVIVRMEKNLEKEAMVTEETMETAEAAVVENKEVAENDVVEEKVSEVEQEAAQPSNMEEILSNDVAPIKRNSVVTGKVVKVNDDEVLVDIGYKSEGIIKLRELTNDTSLTPADVVKEGDDVEVYVVRVSDDNGNPVLSLKRAQAITAWNTVREAFENKEIVSGKVLEAVKGGLLVDIFGMRAFLPASLVDRSYVPELEVFVGQEISAKIIEIDRHKRRVVLSRQIVLEDQFKKEQEKTWDELQVGQVLEGTVQRITNFGVFVDIGAVDGLVHISELSWGRVEHPSEVVKEGDSVKVKVLGVDRENERVSLSVRQVLPDPWTTVEENYKSGDVKEGKVVRTVSFGAFVELEPGVEGLVHISQLAWNHVEKAEDVVNPGDTVTVKVLSVSKEEKRISLSVKETTERPARKERPKREPRRSVEHTEASSVTLGDMFGDLLSKAKKRS
- a CDS encoding lysophospholipid acyltransferase family protein, with product MVYKLGVFVSRPFLHLYNKINVHNLPKPFPQGKLVISGNHTCWIDPFWLSSVVPRHVKYLAKEELFKNPLLKALFLKAGAFPVKRGTADRKAIKFMIDTLNNDGVIGIFPEGTRNKEGVGEAHNGAAYVALKTGSSVLPVTINISEHKFRSEVDITFHDLIKVESEKKIAKEKLNDLTQNIMKVIASRLN
- the cmk gene encoding (d)CMP kinase gives rise to the protein MRKLAITIDGPAGAGKSTIAKLVANKLNYTLIDTGAMYRSVTCAAILYEVDVNDSYRLLKLATQLEPRFINSSIHYYINGLYITPFIRDLAVSGSVSEVSTHESVRNAMVNLQRKIANNSPNGSVMEGRDAGSTVLPNANIKIYLTASVDTRALRRFNQLQKQGLTVPIEEIKRDIEKRDKIDSEREISPLTIPKNAQIIDSSNMSINEVVEQILKAVKVEMEN
- the aroH gene encoding chorismate mutase — its product is MKTFAIRGATTAVANSEQAILIATKEMITELINTNGINNEDLISMFFTTTRDLNAAFPARAVRELGITNVALMCAHEMNVVGSLPKCIRVMVHVNKQNDFIPNYVYLGEAKTLRPDLFSE
- a CDS encoding PepSY1/2 domain-containing protein: MKKYRWLIALVILNVIVFGVGGYFYIQNNNSLSYLKTRTESMYQQSFHSLVSHIKTIEDNLAKSLVAKDLINQQEIMSTLTRQVYTSQEELGKLPLILVDLISTETTLQKIGDFAWQVNTKNLEQENSLSDAEWKTLVDLKKCTSDILKNLQSVQSNIIENNLSWVDIELMYNKNEVADNTVIDGLHLVDKDVKAYSETQAGIMPHVKEPKIYYVSNGVIDETKAKQKAAEYLRKLNLEVGEPIQVTISEGDIPCYVVFFNNGVNQYTCAVTRAEGRLVWLMGDSILKGRPINDEESIALVKQYLTKIEFGSTAVVGHNANENAMMIMLAGLKDDILLYPEIVRFNVNLNSGIIAGIDFTEYIKFHHERNITDDILTQQQVYDYLPKNSVINNVRKAIIFNQQGLEVLTYEAAVSLAGENYLIYINATNGNEENIIRLESK